ATCCTGTTGGGACATGTTGCGCATTTCCGCCTTTCGTGCGCCCAGCGATTCAATGACGGCTCCGGCGTATTCTTCCGGCACTTCAATCCACAATGACTCGAATGGTTCCAGCAATTGGCCGTCCTCTTCACGGAAAATCACAGCCGGCTTAGAAACCTGCAGCTCATACCCTTCCCGCCTCATCTTTTCGATCAGGATGGACAAGTGAAGCTCCCCGCGTCCGGAGACGAGAAACACGTCCGGATGATCCGTTTCTTCGACACGCAGTGCCACATCCACCTTCGTTTCAGCCAACAGACGCTCTTTCAGCTTGCGTGAAGTGACGTGCTTGCCCTCCCTTTCGGCAAAAGGACTGTCATTGACGAGAAAGGCCATCTGCAGCGTAGGCTCCTCCACGCGCGGCAGCGGCAGCGCTTCGGGACATTCGGCGTCAGTGATCGTCTCACCCACCTCCACGTCATCCAACCCGGCGACCGCCACCATCTCTCCGACACCGGCCGCCGTGATTTCGACCCGTTCCAAGCCACGGAAGCCGTACAGTTTCGTGACCCGAAACGGTTCTTTGCTGCCGTCCCGCCTGAGGAGGACCACCGGCTGGCCGATTCGGATCTGTCCACGGGCGATGCGCCCGATAACCAGCCTGCCCAGGTAATCATTGTAATCCAGGAGGCTGACCTGCAGCTGCAAGGGCGCTTCCCCGTCCCCTTCCGGCGCAGGGATGTGGGTGATGATCGCATCAAACAGCGCCCGCAGATCCTCGCCCATCTGTTCGGGTGAGGTAGAGGCCTGTCCTTTCAGCGCCGAGGCGTATACCACGGGAAAATCCAGCTGGGTTTCATCGGCTCCCAGATCGATGAACAAATCCAGCACTTCATCCAGCACCTCAGCCGGCCGAGCATTCGGACGATCCATCTTATTGATCACGACAATCGGGATCTTCTTTTCCTCCAGCGCCCGGCGCAGGACAAAACGGGTTTGGGGCATACACCCTTCAAAAGCGTCGACAACCAGCAGCACCCCGTCCACCATCTTCATGATTCGCTCCACTTCGCCACCAAAATCAGCGTGGCCAGGCGTATCGACAATCTGAATGGTGTACTGCCCATAAGGGATGGCTGTGGTTTTCGCGAGAATGGTAATTCCCCGTTCCCGTTCCAACACATCAGAATCCATCACGCGTTCCTCGACGAGACTCGGATCCCGGAACACTCCTGCCTGTTTGAGCATTTGATCGACGAGCGTCGTTTTTCCGTGATCCACATGGGCAATAATCGCAACGTTTCGCAGATAAGCTTGCAACGACATTCCAGGTCCCCTTTTCCAAGCAGAAAAAATGCCTCGGCTCATGACGCGAGGCAACTCATCCGCAGGTTTATTGTACCATTGCTCCCTCTCCCATCG
This genomic stretch from Bacillus thermozeamaize harbors:
- a CDS encoding GTP-binding protein TypA produces the protein MSLQAYLRNVAIIAHVDHGKTTLVDQMLKQAGVFRDPSLVEERVMDSDVLERERGITILAKTTAIPYGQYTIQIVDTPGHADFGGEVERIMKMVDGVLLVVDAFEGCMPQTRFVLRRALEEKKIPIVVINKMDRPNARPAEVLDEVLDLFIDLGADETQLDFPVVYASALKGQASTSPEQMGEDLRALFDAIITHIPAPEGDGEAPLQLQVSLLDYNDYLGRLVIGRIARGQIRIGQPVVLLRRDGSKEPFRVTKLYGFRGLERVEITAAGVGEMVAVAGLDDVEVGETITDAECPEALPLPRVEEPTLQMAFLVNDSPFAEREGKHVTSRKLKERLLAETKVDVALRVEETDHPDVFLVSGRGELHLSILIEKMRREGYELQVSKPAVIFREEDGQLLEPFESLWIEVPEEYAGAVIESLGARKAEMRNMSQQDGLVRMEFLIPSRGLIGYRSQFLTLTRGYGILHHSFDSYRPAVEGEVRGRRNGALIAHSTGVATVYGIESAEQRGVMFITPGTEVYEGMIVGEHAREQDLVVNVCKEKHATNIRSSTKEETVKLKAPRLLSLEEALQFLNDDEYCEITPVSIRLRKKHLTRSAREKADKLRRKG